From one Acinonyx jubatus isolate Ajub_Pintada_27869175 chromosome B1, VMU_Ajub_asm_v1.0, whole genome shotgun sequence genomic stretch:
- the ANKRD37 gene encoding ankyrin repeat domain-containing protein 37 isoform X1 has translation MLLLDCNPEVDSLKHLLEAGASVNAPPDPCEQSPVHLAAGGGLACFLLWQLQTGADLNQQDVFGEAPLHKAAKVGSLECLSLLVASDAQIDFCLKFSLCNKNGQTAEDLAWSCGFLECAKFLTTVKCMQSVKSSEPSARDHCVPGLGQKRSFGSAENTTGKRKC, from the exons ATGCTGTTGCTTGACTGCAACCCAGAG GTGGACAGTCTGAAACATCTGCTGGAGGCCGGGGCCTCGGTCAACGCACCCCCGGATCCTTGCGAGCAGTCGCCTGTCCATTTGGCCGCAGGTGGCggccttgcttgctttcttctgtgGCAGCTGCAGACTGGCGCTGACCTCAACCAACAG GATGTTTTTGGAGAAGCTCCACTACATAAGGCAGCAAAAGTTGGAAGTCTGGAATGCCTTAGCCTGCTTGTAGCCAGTGATGCCCAAATTGA TTTTTGTCTTAAATTCAGTTTATGTAATAAGAATGGGCAAACAGCTGAAGATCTAGCTTGGTCATGTGGATTTCTAGAATGTGCCAAGTTTCTCACAACAGTTAAATGTATGCAGTCAGTAAAATCAAGTGAGCCATCGGCTAGAGATCATTGTGTCCCAGGGCTTGGACAGAAACGAAGTTTTGGAAGTGCAGAAAATACAACTGGGAAAAGGAAGTGTTG A
- the ANKRD37 gene encoding ankyrin repeat domain-containing protein 37 isoform X2, which yields MLLLDCNPEVDSLKHLLEAGASVNAPPDPCEQSPVHLAAGGGLACFLLWQLQTGADLNQQDVFGEAPLHKAAKVGSLECLSLLVASDAQIDLCNKNGQTAEDLAWSCGFLECAKFLTTVKCMQSVKSSEPSARDHCVPGLGQKRSFGSAENTTGKRKC from the exons ATGCTGTTGCTTGACTGCAACCCAGAG GTGGACAGTCTGAAACATCTGCTGGAGGCCGGGGCCTCGGTCAACGCACCCCCGGATCCTTGCGAGCAGTCGCCTGTCCATTTGGCCGCAGGTGGCggccttgcttgctttcttctgtgGCAGCTGCAGACTGGCGCTGACCTCAACCAACAG GATGTTTTTGGAGAAGCTCCACTACATAAGGCAGCAAAAGTTGGAAGTCTGGAATGCCTTAGCCTGCTTGTAGCCAGTGATGCCCAAATTGA TTTATGTAATAAGAATGGGCAAACAGCTGAAGATCTAGCTTGGTCATGTGGATTTCTAGAATGTGCCAAGTTTCTCACAACAGTTAAATGTATGCAGTCAGTAAAATCAAGTGAGCCATCGGCTAGAGATCATTGTGTCCCAGGGCTTGGACAGAAACGAAGTTTTGGAAGTGCAGAAAATACAACTGGGAAAAGGAAGTGTTG A